In the Sorghum bicolor cultivar BTx623 chromosome 4, Sorghum_bicolor_NCBIv3, whole genome shotgun sequence genome, GCCACTGTCACTGGTTCCGGCACGTGTTACCGACACTACCGATGTTCACCACCCACCACCAAGAGAAATTGCCCACCACCGTTGTGGGTGTCGCCCCCAGCCTATGAGGACGCTTGATCCAACCACTAGGGTCGAGGATCCAATGGCCCAAGCCGGCACCATGGACGCTAGTGGCAGTGTGGCAAATGCTGTCCCATGCACCAGATCTAGCCACCCAAGTGCCGGATCCGGCCACCCAAGCACTGAAGAGGCCCTGACTAACACTGTCGCTGCGATCATGCCATGGAGGAAGGGAAGAAACAGGGGAGAGAAAAGAGCCGCCGCCTCCACCTTGCACCTGATGGGCTCCGGTCGGCGCTGCCGCCACACTACGTGAGGCCGCGGTCCGCCGCTCCACCACTGCCCACACCACCACACGCCACCAAATGAGAGGGAGCCCGCGCCGCCATCCAGGTAGGCCGCGCGGCCCTACTGACAGTCCACTCGGCAGTGGGGAAGGAGAGAAAGGGGCGGGCAGCGGCTAGAGTTTGGCCGCTGCCTGAGTCGCTCACGTGGGGAGTGGCTTGGGGCCTCTGGGGTCGCTGTGTTTTCTTTGACAATAAAATCGCTAGCACAATTGCAGCAGGAGCAATTAACCActagactttttttttttgctccgGCTGCAATTCTGCTTTGATTTGTGCAAAAAGGGGCAGAGGCTTTTGTTTTTGCACTTTCTGAAAAATGTTGCATTTCGTCTCTTCCAAATCTCCAAGATTACAAGAAGGGTGATACTTATTACCGCTTTGCGAGGGTTGAATCTATATAAATTCCCTTAAAAAATTCTATTCCAATTTACTGTCAACACTTGCCTCAAACTGAGAAGGGTAAGATGAAAAAGAAAAGATGCTCAGTCTAAAATCTAGTCAAATGTTGTACGCACAGCACAAGTCTACAACGACACATCCTTTTCTAGAATATGTGAACACATCTTAAAGAAAAAGAGATGGCATAGACTGAACATTTGGAGGGTTCATGATGTAAACATGGTTTTAGATTTGTCTATACTCAGTACTCACACTCATGAACCAATCAAAATGCAATATTCCGCAATCCGATACTCGAGCGagagaaataataaaaaaatcatgTACAGTGTAGTACAGATGATTTTGTTTGACACAGTCTAGCACCTGTACATACCGCCACACCAATATTGTCAAACCTCTGAAGATCTCATGACTCGGTGCATGCTCTGAAGTCTGTGTCCTTGTCTATCTGCTTTTGGATGGAATTGCAGAACATTTACTACTATTTCGTGAAAGCTTAGCGTGGCTGGTCAAACAAACCATTGGCTGGTTCCTGTTGGGTTGGGTTGGACCCAGTCTAAGCTACATAATTAAAACAGGAACTACTGTTTGCAAACCTGAATTTCATGGTACCACTTTTTAGTTGACAGCATAAttaaaacattttttttcttgtgtACCGAATGCTCGCTTGCTaataaacactactagaaataATCTGGACTGAATCATTGTCGTTGGCAAAGTTTCTGTATATATAGAATTATAACAAGTAGTACAACACAATGTCCAGTTCACTGTAAATAACTGCATTTCTACTGCAAAACTGAAACAAAATTGGCATTAAGCGGTTCAACATGTCTTGTCCAATTCCAAAAAGGTAAATGCAGCAGATGGAGTGCCCAGATTAAGAATAGGATATTTCAGGCATGCTTTTACACGCAGCCGCAGCTGGAGGGGGAAAATCGCCAGATTGGTGACGAGTCCATGGAAAGCAAACAGAGTAGTTTGCAGTTTGTGGTGGtgaaggagaaaaaaaaaaaaggaaaagctgaAACTGGGCTCCGGAGCCTCCGGTTCAGGGTAGGCCAGCCACATGCAGATGCAGTGCTGCAGTCGGGCAACTGAAACGGGGCGGAGACTTCGCCGAGGCCGAGCCGGCGAGCGCTCGGTTTCTTCTCGTCTCGGTCAGCTGCCCTCTCCTCTTCGTCAGTCAGTCTCCCTGCATACTTATATCCCCCTCCTTGACTTCGCCATCCCCCTCTCCTACGCTTCTTTGTTCTGGGCTCTTCCTGACatactcctcctcttcctcatcGGCTCCTCCCCTGTAGAGAGAGAACCCAGAGAGAGAAAGGGGGAGCGAGCTCTGAGATGGGGAACATCTGCGGCGGGAAGGATCGGGTGGCCGAGGATTTCAGGCCGTCTAGCCCAGGTGAGGAGGGCCTGCATCAATCAAGAACccgttttgtttttgttttgttttccccttctttctctctctcctgtaatttttcatGTGATCCTTCCAATTCATGGATCCTGAGGCTGGGGCGGCCCTATCCTGAACGAGAAAATTTCCTGGCTTCTGTTCAAATTGTTTCTTGGAAGTTCTATCCTGCAGTTCCCCTAGCTGAAGATACATGCCTTGTTTAGGATCCTAGATTAAGATTTCTTGTTCCTTGTATGTATCATGGCAGTAGAGACTTAGAGACGGGGGGAAATTTCCTGGCTTCTGCTCAATTCTTGCTCttcacttttatatttgtttatttatcaGAAATTCGCAGCTTTTATCCTGGAAGGGTGGGAAAAAGGCTTCCTTTTTGCTGAATTTTCCATGTTCTTCACTAATTCCCACCCTAATCAGTAATCACACTTGTGGATCGTTGCCTAATCGTGTTGTGTGACAGGGACGACAATGACCTCCAAGACGAGCGGCAGCCTAACCACCAGCCAGAGCACCACAGGGAAGCTCTCCTCCGTGAGCAGCGGCTTCATGGCGTCCGCCGGCAGCCGCAGCACCAGCGGCGGGTTCGTCGACGAGGGGGCCAAGTACCCCGACGGCCAGATCCTGGAGGCTCCCAACCTCCGCACCTTCACATTCATGGAGCTCAAGACGGCCACCAAGAACTTTAGGCCTGACAGCGTGCTCGGTGAAGGCGGGTTCGGCAGAGTCTACAAAGGTTGGGTGGATGAGAAGACCATGGCCCCGACCAGGAACGGCACCGGCATGGTTGTTGCCGTCAAGAAGCTCAACTCGGAGAGCATGCAGGGTTATGAAGAATGGCAGGTAAAATCTAGCCTCCTTTTTCCCCCCTTCTATATATTCTACTGTATTAAACAGCAAAGATGATAATCTTGGAATAGAGGATGCCAAGTTGATGAGCATTAGTTAGTATAAGATAAGATCGTGACAATTGGGCTTTGACTTGTTTTTGTTTGCTCTGATGATGGTACATGGTACCAGTACAAGCAAAACAATCACCTTGTTGTTATCTACAGATGCAGTTCAGTTTCTAGTGACACAGCACTAATGGAGCTAGAGAGATTAAAAGAAGCACAACAATTTTGAAGATTTGCCTGCTCACTGGATGCTTTATGGTTCTTTATGCTTTGTTTAACTGTTGATGATCTGTCAGTCAGTTTAGTACATGTGTGATGGCTGATTGTTTAATTCAGCTGCGTCTCTCGGTAGTACCAATGGTCCAATGCTGAAGAGAAACATATTGTTGGAAGTGTTATAAAATATTACAACTAGCCACATGTTTATCACAAtgcagttagtttttgtttGGTGCCTCGCGtttgagaagaaaaaaaaaactttttgtttGGTGAACTATGTCATTTTCAGAAAACTCAACAATTTCATCAACGTGCCAAATTTGCAAATTGTGGCCACAATTGACTTACTCAGTTCTCTTAGTTTAGTCTAATAAATGTCATTGTTTTGCTAAATGTTGACTAGCATAGCTAATGGAAACTTCTCAATGTACCTGCAGTCGGAGATAAATTTTCTAGGAAGGCTCTCCCATCCGAACCTAGTGAAGCTCTTGGGCTACTGCTGGGAGGACAAGGAACTTCTTCTCGTCTATGAATTCATGGCCAAAGGGAGCTTGGAAAACCATCTATTCAGGAGTGAGTTCTTACTGCTCATTAAAAATGCCCTCGATGAAGTTCCGTGCACATTTCACTGAACAAGTTTTGAAAATCACCTTGCTTACATGGCGGAAGCAGGGAGGCCGTGCCCCCTCGCCCCCCCAACACAGTGGAAAAATGTTTAATACCCCTATAAATATTTCAATTCATACCACACAAAGACAtcaattcatctattttttATCATAATATTGTGATTTTTCTTTATGAATACTAACTACACATataaaaacattaaaagatACTGATATTGGAGCCAATTAATTGTATTTCCCTTTAGGAGGATGCGCCCCACTGTCTTGGGAACTGAGGCTGAAGATATCCATTGGTGCAGCTCGAGGGCTTGCATTCTTGCATGCATCAGAAAAGCAAGTAATCTACCGTGATTTCAAAGCGTCTAACATCCTTTTAGATGCGGTAAGTTCAATGCTTTGCAAATATGCAATGTACCTTTGATATATCAATTTGCTATTAAGGTCAAATATTGACAGTGCTTTTTTTTGGCAGAACTATAACGCAAAGCTCTCTGATTTTGGCCTTGCCAAGCTTGGACCAACTGGTAGCAACTCACATATCACAACCAGGGTGATGGGAACATATGGCTATGCAGCTCCAGAGTACGTAGCAACCGGTATGTGTCTGCATGCCTCTCACCAGCTGATACGATCATACTCTGCTTCCCTTGTAATGAATTGTCAACACTCCATGTGCTAGTCATTCCACACATTGAAACAGAAACATATGCGAGTACGCGACGTAGATTCGGTTGTCTCCCACAATCGATATCACACTATTCTCACCCTGCAGACCTTTCCACATTTGATTCGTGTGAAACAGCAGGCATACATATCATTCACGTCACTTTGAGTATATTCACACCTTTGTTAGTCTCTATCCAGATCCCCACTCATGTTTTCAGTGTGCATCAGACTCTACACCTTTGTCTTGCTTAATTTAGAATCTTGTACACCAGAAAATGCAAACACTGGACCATGGCCATGGATGTCGAAACAGAATCCAGTTGCAGAACCGATTTTCCTACTCTATAACTACTAGCAGAAGGGAACAGAGCAATTTGCTGTCACTGAATTCC is a window encoding:
- the LOC8068233 gene encoding probable serine/threonine-protein kinase PIX13 isoform X1, translating into MQMQCCSRATETGRRLRRGRAGERSVSSRLGQLPSPLRQERTQREKGGASSEMGNICGGKDRVAEDFRPSSPGTTMTSKTSGSLTTSQSTTGKLSSVSSGFMASAGSRSTSGGFVDEGAKYPDGQILEAPNLRTFTFMELKTATKNFRPDSVLGEGGFGRVYKGWVDEKTMAPTRNGTGMVVAVKKLNSESMQGYEEWQSEINFLGRLSHPNLVKLLGYCWEDKELLLVYEFMAKGSLENHLFRRGCAPLSWELRLKISIGAARGLAFLHASEKQVIYRDFKASNILLDANYNAKLSDFGLAKLGPTGSNSHITTRVMGTYGYAAPEYVATGHLYVKSDVYGFGVVMLEMLSGQRALDPNRPSGQLSLADWAKPYLADRRKLARLMDPRFEGQYNSKQAFQAAQLTLNCLAGEPRSRPSMKEVVETLEHIESMKSRARDARGGGSGSTRDRHHGRTGAAHQRSPRAGGEPRGRGASRASNGHAGRAAR
- the LOC8068233 gene encoding probable serine/threonine-protein kinase PIX13 isoform X2 gives rise to the protein MGNICGGKDRVAEDFRPSSPGTTMTSKTSGSLTTSQSTTGKLSSVSSGFMASAGSRSTSGGFVDEGAKYPDGQILEAPNLRTFTFMELKTATKNFRPDSVLGEGGFGRVYKGWVDEKTMAPTRNGTGMVVAVKKLNSESMQGYEEWQSEINFLGRLSHPNLVKLLGYCWEDKELLLVYEFMAKGSLENHLFRRGCAPLSWELRLKISIGAARGLAFLHASEKQVIYRDFKASNILLDANYNAKLSDFGLAKLGPTGSNSHITTRVMGTYGYAAPEYVATGHLYVKSDVYGFGVVMLEMLSGQRALDPNRPSGQLSLADWAKPYLADRRKLARLMDPRFEGQYNSKQAFQAAQLTLNCLAGEPRSRPSMKEVVETLEHIESMKSRARDARGGGSGSTRDRHHGRTGAAHQRSPRAGGEPRGRGASRASNGHAGRAAR